The genomic segment tttatttggtttattaCTTGGATTGTTGGCTTATTTAGTCTTTGTTCCTCTGGTGCTTTTGTCTTTGGTTTTTTTGTAGAATAAAACCTTAGCTGTTTGTCTACATTTTTGTTAGATGGTTCTCGATTCGGTACATCTTTTATGGAGTtgatataaaacttttaaacttgaatcgactgttgtatttattttttttagttgttcaTCATTGAGTGTACCAGCTTGTGACACAAACATACTATATAATTGCTGAATTTTATTAGCAATGGACTCAGTGGATGTTAAAGTGAGCTGTTGTGCAGTAGGCATTTTCATACACACTTCATCGTTTTCTATGGGATTGCATATTACATCTATCctttcattttcattatattcCATTGAATTTATTCTAACGGCATGTATATGCTTAcacatgttatttttaatactgtagTCATAACAAGTGCAAGAATACAAATGAACGCAACATTTgcacataatacaaattacctTGCATGAGCATGGttcattttgtttaattaaataatctaattCTAATGAATTAGATGCAACTGACCAAGTATTATCTGATATTTTAGTAACTTTGTAATTAGTTTGTAGAGCAGATCGATGTCGACTGTTAATTGCATTTACAAAATGAGTAACTTTCCCaccattacataatttaataagtcGCTCAAAATTTTTATCTCTCAGTACCTTGAGTAAATGCCACAATAGAGCATCAAGCcgttgattttttttccttttaaataaAGATGCTTTAAAGTCTTATGAAAAGCTTCTAAAACCATATTCGTATTGAGCATAGCCTGACATCGGTAACATGCAGCCCACAACTTTTTCCGTGGaacataagtacttataaaGTATGCCCTGAAGTTGTGCATTACAAGCTCTTCTTCTAATTTGCATAGAAAAGAACTTAATAAATTTTCGAACTCTGTTATATTAGATTCGTCTAATAAGACACGGAGGGTTTTATAAACGTACGCTTTAGTAGTCAGTGatccatcaattttttttaaatttttacgccAATTGTTGTCAATGTGCCATTTACATAAAAGATGGAATTTAGGAATAGGGGACATAATTTTTATCCATGCATTCCAGAATGCAGGAGCATCATCACTCATAAATACGTTAGGAGTAAGAGAACCAGTAGCTtctttgatttttgaaaaaaaaacagtcatGTGCACTTCATCAATCTTTGAACTAATACAAAAAGCAGCAGGATATCCTTCACCGAATTCGTCAATCACAATAATAGTAGTTAAGTTAAAACTATATTGGTTTGTGCTATGAGTAGAGTCTATACATAGTTTTTCACTACTGAACTTCTCAAGAACAGCCTTTTGTGTTTCAGTTAAGATGATCAGCATGAAATCATCTTTTTCTAATGGGAAATACTCAGTCCCTTGTGTTATAGATTTATGTGAATTTCCCTACTCAAAGTAAATTTCTTCttcatcataataaaaaaaaattgttattgaatacctataaaCATATCATctgcgaaaaaataaaatacagtgtTTCACCAAAAGATTACCgctatttgaaaaacaaaaaaagttttcattaCCAGGTTaactatactttttaatttttttataaatactaaaaataattatacattgttaTGGTATGTTGTCATTACtaaaggtatttaatttaatcaaaataaatattaaacaaaaataaaatattaattaacattaggtacttttctatatttttatacaaatactttACAAACAAGGCTGTTTtgcatatgcatttttaaatctttaccTTGAAGAGAACCAAACTTCAACTGCACAGTTTCCAATTGTTCATTTTAAGatgaagacatttttaaaaaattgaaaataatgaatttataataaatattaaaatatattattataatataattattaaatattataatataactacttttttgaataaaatattatcaacggATTATGTGATAAGGTAAGTGATAACATATTCTATGGTGATAGTGTGATTGATGGCGACAATAGGTCTACCAACGGCGGCGTTTAAACGTTAGCCGTTAGGCTGTCTGTTGCAcggaaatattatagtaatcgtACCGCGTCGGGTTCCGAACCGTAATACGACGACCGACGAACGGTGATCGACAGGTCACGAATACACCGGATTATATACGCGGGTTTTATTCGTCCACACTACGACTATCCAACACACGTACTGTGACGAAGCGCACCGCGTCGATTGAAACGGCGGAAATACGGCCTAACACAAAATCCAAAGACAGCGTTTACAGTTTTGCACAAATCGCACACAAGGGACAGGGC from the Acyrthosiphon pisum isolate AL4f chromosome X, pea_aphid_22Mar2018_4r6ur, whole genome shotgun sequence genome contains:
- the LOC100573762 gene encoding uncharacterized protein LOC100573762 codes for the protein MLIILTETQKAVLEKFSSEKLCIDSTHSTNQYSFNLTTIIVIDEFGEGYPAAFCISSKIDEVHMTVFFSKIKEATGSLTPNVFMSDDAPAFWNAWIKIMSPIPKFHLLCKWHIDNNWRKNLKKIDGSLTTKAYVYKTLRVLLDESNITEFENLLSSFLCKLEEELVMHNFRAYFISTYVPRKKLWAACYRCQAMLNTNMVLEAFHKTLKHLYLKGKKINGLMLYCGIYSSRHRSALQTNYKVTKISDNTWSVASNSLELDYLIKQNEPCSCKHIHAVRINSMEYNENERIDVICNPIENDEVCMKMPTAQQLTLTSTESIANKIQQLYSMFVSQADVPNREPSNKNVDKQLRFYSTKKPKTKAPEEQRLNKPTIQVINQIKNDLKGNDTPYINIDPHFEHSYGQLDQKKK